The sequence CTACTCTTCCAGAGCTAACTTGATTGACAAAAGCTCCATTACCAATGTCATAAGTTTTGCTCCACTGGGTAGAGTTTCTTAGAAAAGTAGCCCCATGGACAGAGTTTGGGTGGTTCCCCCTTCTGCTGAGAGGACCGCTCCTAGTCCAGTGGTAAACGTGTAGACTTCCACAACAAAACGTAGGTCAAGATTTGCATGTGACGGTAGGAGTGATGCAAAAGGCTTCTTTGAGAAGTTGGAAGGCCTTCATGGTAGCTGGAACCGAGGACAGAAACCCGATTTCTGAGCATGGAGGTTAATAGAGTACTGATCTTGCTGAAGTGGGCTATGAATCTTCTGtagattttaataaagaataAGAAGCATTGTAAAGGGCAGCAGGGACCAGAAGAAGAGGATAATGGTACTTGGTGGTTTGTGAGTTCTTTGTGCTGTAGTCAATGCAGGGCCACACGCCGTAGTCCATCTTTGCCAcccaaacaaaaaaattaagcgGCAAGGGAGGTAGATGGACGAATAAAACCCTGATGGAGGGTCTCCTCAGTGTACTCCTCCTTTTGCTCCAGGATGGACAAAGGTTAGACTTTCCTCTTAGGGTGGGTAGCCCTAGGCAGCAGGTTGATCACGCAGATGTTTACTAAACACAACCTTGAACGGCCGTTTGTAACATGTCCTGAGGAGTCTACTAGATGTTGGGCTCAGCGCTTTGGGATGATTACTGTATCTGGTTTCTCGAGGGAGTAGAAGTGATTTGGACTGAtttggtgtgtgtttgattGTCCATGGGCATCCCTCCTGCTCCATAAATTAAATCTCCTCTTTGTGAAAGACAAAGTGTGTGACTGTGGGGGTATAATGCATTATCACACCTCGCCCCAGCGGACTTCTGAGGATGGAATGGATAATCAGGATCTGCGGGCTGGGGACTTGCAGGAGGCGAAGTAGATGGAGGAGTGCCTAGGAGATGAAATTGCCACGCTGATCCTGAATTGATGATGTTCTAAGCTGAAAGAGCCTGAGACCCTGCCTGTAAGTGGTTATAAGCGCCAGTTTGTTCCACCACCTGTTGCGAGTCTTCTAATTTGGAGAGCATAATCAGAAACAGAGGAATGTCCCTGGCGCAGATTGTGCTGCATGCACACTGATCAGCTGATCATGGACAGATAGGGAATAAGCAGTCTGGCCAAACACTCCTCTGAAATTCAAAATGAAAGCATCCAAAGAATAGGTCAAAGGGCCATTAAGCAATAAGGTTATGTAGGCAATCTTCACTCAATCTGATTGAAATCGTTGGAGTTGCATCTCAAAGTACAGCGTACATTGCTCTATGCGGATGCCTCTATGGAAAGTAATTtgactattttttttctttttctttttcttttttttctaatttccTAGAATGCGTAAAGCAGCCCGCCAGGGCCTAAATGCATGAGGTAACAGTAGGACAAATGTCTGACAATAATTTTCTCTTGCATATGGCaggattgttttatttttgttcttccAAAATTCAAAAAACGGTTCACACATTGCTtcaatacaaaacaaatatttcaGCATGCTTTGTGCTTAACCAAGGCTACTTTGTAGTAATCATTCACAACACAGCGAGTGATCAAGCGTGTGCCAGCTCTGCAAAAGATTTATGACTGCTTGAGGAGAATTACGCACTGATGAACCTGCCAGCTGTAATTTGTGTAGGAACTTATGTCAGGTTATGCTGAACATTTGCTGTTGCCTGCTCTTTGGTTAAGGCGTAATAGCCGTCAAAATAGGAACATGCCCTGATAATAGTGCACCTACTGTACCACAGGGACACATGTTGAGTAATGTCTTACGATAAAAACGATAAAAATATTGATGCCTGAGCTTgcttgtaacattatacatgaaAGAATACAGACATGGCTGTTGTGTGTCGAATACTTCCAGCTGAACCGAATGTGTAACTGGAACTAGGGCAGAAAGAGGCACAGAGCTGCCATTCAAACGTCTAACAAAGTAATTTAGTTGGGCTGCTTGAGTGGACACAGCCTATCAAAATATTTCTGTAATTAAAAGCCCATTCCCtgaaaaacaagaaagaaaTCGTAgcaactgtgtcaaaagcagctaTTATGTGTGCTAACAAACCATAAAGCTGAAAATTTAATGGAAGCATTAGCTGTTCTAGAATCCATCGAAAAGCATTGTGCTCTGGCCTGCAATTGAGAGCTGGCAGTGAGCAAAGGATAGGGATTTATGTCTTGTGTTTGTTTAGTAAATCCAGTCCAGATCTCTACATGCCCCATCAGATTGCTTCATGCCTCTGAGAACTCTGCAAACTTTCCCCTGCTTATGATCATGACGTCTTGGCCACACAAAAAAGCCTTATATCATATATGGGAGCAGCTACGTCTTTCTCGAACACACAAACAGGGAAACGTTCCAATTTATGAGCCTTTATCTCCACAGCATTTCTGGCTTATTGTCAACAACCTCCCTCAAGAGTGGTAAAATGCTGCTGACTCTATAGACAAACATTACAATCAGATCATTTGCCAACCAGTACAAGAAGTAAATATGGCTATATCTCTGTGCTCcagctttgtttttatttttttgtttgttttgtgtatATGCATCTCTTAAAGCATGGCATGAAATATGTTATCTCTACTCAAATTCTTCACGTATGATAAACTAAAGGCTTCTAATTCCGATTCAGCATTTCAAGCCGTTGCTATCTGTCTCCGTCAGTGTGGTGTGCGTCAGTGTAAACTGTCCTTTAACTGAATTTAGTAAACTTAAAGACATCCAAATAACTTGATTCATTCAAGTTCGTCCTACCCGAAGTATTTGAGTATAGATAACATATTTCAACCACATTTTTAGATGATTGTAAGATGTGGGCATTGCGGTCAAAAATGAATGAGTGCTTGCAGTTAATTGATCGGGTTTAAGCAGAGTAAATGATTCTGCCGTTTTCACCAGAAGTTCTGAAGACATAACATGGCAGACATTAAAAAATGTCTGCCATGTTatgttttttcatgtttttttaaaggaaacatTAATAATAAGATCTATAACATGCAATATCAAAATAGCCTGGATGAATTTCCATTTCATGCCGAATGGTAGAACTTCTTTCCAGGCTTTGAAAAGGTACAGAAAAGTGTCACATACTAATGGAAAGCAGAGACACCTCTGCTCCAGTTTTCTCTTTTATGAACCGCCTGTGTTTTATCGCTTATTTGCACAATGAGGAGCTTTGGGAGCAACGGCAGCTTTTAATAGCTGGATTATAACAACAGTGCAAATCTTGAAGGTGATTTTAAGAGCTCTACGTTTGGTTTAAACTTTGTTGCCTTTTCTCTTTTTATGATTAGGGACATGTTATGTGTGCATTAACCTGGATAGGTTAAAAGCAGAGGACAAATTCTGAATATAGGTTACCATACTTGGCCTTCACGTTACAAACCAAACACAAAGTGAACAGATATTATATATTGTGAAATCAGTGTAGTTAACCTTTATGTTCTGAGGTGAGGCAGTGAAGATTAAAGTCCCAGATCTCACTGTCTGCCAATATTTGGAAGGGAACTCTAGATTTAGGGAGTTGTTGTTTATCTCCAGatgtgctttttcaaaaaaCTCCACTGTAAAAACATACTGATGAATGCACTTGCTTAGTTCATAGAGCATCAGGTTCCTTTAATCACAGCAGAATTGTTTGTACACTTGATAATTATAATTAGAATGCTGTAATCATAACCCGTATGATTGACAGTTCTGATGCACCTTTTTGCCCTCTTCCTGTAGTTTTTCGTGTTCTGTCATGGCCTGCTCCAGCTCACTCAGCTCTTGTATAGCTCTTACTTCAAGAGCACCATCACCACAATCGAGAGACGCTATGGCCTGGACAGCCTCTCCTCGGGGACAATCTCTTCCCTTCATGAGGTACAGATCACTTCATGCAGTCTTCCGAAGAGTCCTCAATGCTTTGCTTATGTGTAACCAGTATTTAgatattaacttttttcaaaaattaattttaCAGTCATAATTGTTCCTGCTCTTCAAAATTAACTCAgtgtattatattgttatattgtgGTGACATGATGTGTAAGgataaacaatattaaaattCTTGTTGATAAACTgataattattttcatgttatggCCGATAACTGATTTAATTTCTACACCATTTTGtcttgataaataaaaaaaataaaaataattacaataaaaactaaaatcaatCTTGAATACTACAAAGTTAAGCATATTTATAATCTACAGTATGAAGAAAGGaagatatttatttttagattataCATTTAACCCCGGGTTTCacagacaagtctaaaatgcatgtttgagctgtttaaactgaaaaaacttgctttgacattaaaaaatatgttttaaaaatatgtcaCTGCCGTTGTTTTGTCGAAAGGATGTACATCAGTAATGTTTTTCTCTAAGGCATATATATGCCTtagagaaattatatatatatatatatatatatatatatatatatatatatatatatatatatatatatatatatatatatatatatatatatatatatatatatatgcaatgaGAAAAAATACAGTCTGCTCTATGTGACTTGTTTTTCTGCTTTTTCTTATTTAGGTAGGGAACACAGTGCTGATAGCATTTGTCAGTTACATGGGTAGTCGGGTTCATCGACCTCGCTTCATTGGACTGGGTGGCCTGCTAATGTCGATAAGTGCCATGATCTTAGCTCTACCTCACTTCCTTTCCCAGCCCTACACCTTTGACTCTGTCCTGCATGGTAAGTGTCCTTCAGGCCATTAGCATCCATATTTATCTCAATGAAACCAATTAATGTGAattttaaaaagtgtaaaagtTGTACAGATCTATTGAAATGACCTCTGCGCTCTCTTTCTCCCTTTtctcttagtttttttttaaaatgcatgttcatATTGTTTCATGCCCTGAGTAGAGGATCTTATACTCTAAACCCATCAAAATTCTATTAATTTAAAAAGGCTCAGGAGACTTTGAAGAAAACCAGACATAGCAAAGCGGGGATCTAACAAGGCAGACATAAAATGTTATAACACAGCTGACTGATAAACATCAGCTTAGACATAACAGGGTAGGCAGGTCTACAGGAAGTTGCTTCCGAATTTTGAAACTAGTCTCCCTTCTCAGACAGGGTTTAGCATTAGGTTGGGGGGAAAATACATGACATGAAGAAATAAACTAATTGAGGTTGAAAAGGAAGAGGATAAAATGAAAAAAGGAAAGAGATGAGGACAAAGGAGTGGAGAGATATTATAGAGATAAGGCCGCCTGACTGATCAGACTGGAAAGATAAACACCTGGAATGTACTCCAAGAGATAATGGTTATCTCCCTGCACTTCCTTAGACCTTATATTTTTGCTTCATTCTCTCACTTACCCTATTCTGCCTGCCGATACTGTCATTTTGCCTAATACTGTACATTATGCAAAGGTAAAAGGAAACTTTTTAAagccatgtttgtttgttttttcattatctcaccctcatgttatttcaaacctgtatgcctttctttcttctgtaaaaaacaaaagtaCTGTAGTGTCCAAATTGCTCTTTTGCATACAATGAAAGTAAATGGTGTCCATCAtggtgtgttttttggtctccacCCACTTAAATAGGGGTTATGCACAACAAACTTCCATATTCTGTAAAACAGGTTGCATTGCATCCGGttaattatttttcttctcaCTAACATTTCAATTTTTTAAATCGAATAAAATGGCAACAATACATAGAACGAGCTAGGTGAGCTGATTACCTTAAAAGTCCATAGATATCGCCATCAGATTGTACTGCCGTTAACACTTTCTCTGACAAGCAGATGCAATGAGAGCTTTTTTCATGTGACATTCAGCATAAAGCTAATTGTGTGGACTAGAGCAGCTTGGACATTTTACCAAGTATCTTAGTTTGTGTTAGATGGTACATTTCTGCCAATCTCAGTGAGCGGACCTAAAGAGTcatgataacacacacacacacacacacacacacacacatacacaatacatcatggcattatcccaTGATAACTTTCGATTCACTATACGTTCATCTTGTTTACATTATGGACTTATGCGCTGattgcaaaacaaaacacagaaGCTCACCGCCTGTGGTTTTGACTCATGACcgcgaacaaacaaacacacttgcagaactcttgatgctccagaaaaacaaactgcatccactgtttccttaacgctgggttattAGGGAGGCTGAACAATGTTATCTTTCtctcacaaccaaaaacacacttctttagtgacattgttgatttcgtggtCTAAAAAACAAATGACAAATCTTTTTTGAGCAAGTCCTGTGCGCCGCTGACGACTGCTCCTGTAAATGAACGACGCTTGTTGATAGCTGTGCTCTTGCTATGGCTCTAGTTGATGTGCGCACATGCTCATCCGGGAGAtgtgcccatacaaggaattccGCCCTTAATGACGCCATACAGGGCCACATGCGAAAAAAACTTTCCAGAGTGTATTTGGCACTCTGCCGTACGtccaacatttttttgttgttgttgttgttgttttttgccatgtttatcatgagaatccaactcttttTGATAGACCCCTCCTTAAATGaaagtttgaaacaacatgaagcGAGAAAATTAGCATTTAACCTTCAGGAGCACCTTCACCCCTCAAAGTTTTAAGTGTAATATGCGGACCATAGATATTTTGTCCTTTTTAATAGATCcatttataaatgttataaaCACAGATATCTTGATGGTTGATGTGACTGATAGATGTTGGGATGAACGTGTTGTATTTCTGTGTTTTAATCCAACAGTGAGCAGACAGGACATGTGTGATGTGCGTGTGAATGCAACGTTTGCCGAGACTTGTGGTCAGGATGATTCACGGAAGCTTGTGGACACCAGTAAATTTTGGGTGTTAATGGCCACCGCCCAGCTGCTTTTCGGAATTGGTTCTGTCCCCATCCAACCTTTTGGAATATCGTTTATAGATGACTTTGCAGGGGCTGGGAATTCACCTCTGTATATTGGTACATTTAGTTTTTACAAGAGTATTATAATGTGCATTGGAAGAACTGTAAAGATTATTGACGTTCCTGTTGTTGTATTTTGCAGCTATTCTCTTTGCTTTGTCAGTGTTTGGGCCTTCTTTTGGATTCCTCCTGGGTTCTGTGGTTTTGCGGGTTTATGTGGATGTGGACAGATCCAGCACAGGTTTGTTTACCCTTTACGTTACAGCAACAATATATTCCTTTTCTTTATGCTACTGTTAATTGTAGACATCTGCAGTGTTACATGTTATCCCGTTTCTTTCCTCCAGAGGATTCATTGGAGTTAACCCCTATTGACCCTCGCTGGGTTGGTGCATGGTGGATGGGTCTGCTCATCACTGCTGGAGGTCTTGCTCTCACCTCAATCCCTTACTTCTTCTTCCCCAGATCCCTTCATGTAGAGAAGGTCAGTCACGGTTTTGTTTTAATGATAATTGAACACTTATATGGCACTGATTCttgaaaaaaatcagaaaacCCATTATCAGAAAGGGTTGCTATAATGTTCTTAATACAAATGtagcatttcatttttttttctgtttatttaatcaaattcaTGACAGATGTTCTAAGTGCAATACAATTCAGTACatcatataatttaaaatacatatCAAACCTAGAGACATATCAAACGTCTGTGTCTCTAATTTATGTGGAGCGttttataaaacataaactcagaTAAAATTGACTCTCATCTTGTAGGTTCCCTTTATTTTCAGTGTCCCAAATATGATTTGCCATCTCCGTCAGCCAGACTCAATAAtggttattataataataaataaataaataaacaaacaattttCCTTTTTTGAGCAGATGCTGTTCAATGCTAcagtcccactttatattaggttaactacactgtaaaaaaaatatttagaaaaatagttatctggttgccttaaaattttaagttcattgaaattaaaattttgagttaatacaatgaacattttttgagattcaaacacctttattaaaatatgattaaacgattttgtaagcatattgggtaattgtgtgtgttttatttgtgatgacgcagtgaaacatgccaaataatgctattttcatgatttatcatattttttatgtggttcagatacaataatattttgagtttctatttattaaagtaattttcttcattgtatcaactcaaatttttaatttcaataaactcaaaattttaaggcaaccaggttacttagttttttaagttaaaccaacaaaaaccaacacatttttttttacagtgtattgtcAAAAAAATACTGTCAAAACTACTTAACTActgtcaaaaaataagtacgatgtacttattgtgttcattttgtattgcaaaacatttttacagataTCGAGGTGGGATACAGGAAAAGTTAGGGACAGTCTAGGTTTAATAGTAGGGTTAGGTGTatgtgtcaacagtgtaattatagatGAATAGCCATTCATGAAAAGCCGAGATGTGGAACAGCAGCAGCTTCTGGGGACaacctcagatttttttttttttaaactgggaGGGCAGCACAAATCCCCCATTGAAGAACGTGCCTCATTGACAACAGAATGACTTTGAATAAGTTAAAGAAGTTTGAGGAGCCGGGGTGGAGGTAGGTTGCAAAGCAGCATGCAGTGGAAGCGGCCAAGCAGGCAGACTGAACTGAAGGCGCCCTGTTTGAGAATTTCCAATTGAGTACATAGAAATCAGATCAGCTGATAAGGACGGAGTTGGAATTTTTCCAATCAGCTGATAGCGGAGCCTGACTGCGTGGCCTGCTTGAACTAACACAGAATGTttgatttaaaggtgcactatgtagtatttttgctgtaaattatccaaaaaccaccaggccagttttatatatttagttcagttgagttcttacaatattccagttgtttccaactatttgtaaattgtgagaaaatttctATTTTTTACCAAGGACCAGGGGCGTCTCAgcatctgagggagtcgcctgtcaattgcgtcatatctacgttaccctcagtttccagttttatttggcagaaatagtgtgcaacaagtgtcatcATAACTTCAGCTCCCAAAaaactctgtcctgctctgcttcatacagtaacgttaataatcgcattcatgaacatgagtcctatggcgattcttttccactggctgtgaggtaaagaccacatgtcccaagattctgcaccCAAACTTGGCATCGCCAAAGTACGcctttttttttgaacacttgTTTATCTCTTGAGTTATACATCATGATCAGGTTGTTGCTTTAACAGGATCTGACACCCTCTATCGgatggaaaaattacatagtgcagctttaaggcCACCttataatataaagtgggtcaaAAGCTACACACAAACGCTTCCACTGATCTATCCGCCGTATGGCACCTTCATTTAAAAAAGATATTGAAAATATTAGAAGAATAAGTGACAAAAGCTAAAAGTGGTCTTTCTTGATTGTTTTCAGTGTAACATGAtcaatcagaaatcattctaatatgctgataaGAAAATCTTCTTTTGCAGTCTTTTGAATTGGAGGGCGACGTCATGAAAGAAGACCCCAAGAAGTCAGAGAGCTCCATGCTGGAATTCTTTAAAAGTGAGTCCACTCTAACAGGTTCATTATGCAATGTAACCATTTCGAATAAGTATAGTAAGACCTTTTATTAGTATAGTTATGGCCAGTCAAATAGTTTACATACAATTAGA is a genomic window of Pseudorasbora parva isolate DD20220531a chromosome 12, ASM2467924v1, whole genome shotgun sequence containing:
- the slco2a1 gene encoding solute carrier organic anion transporter family member 2A1 isoform X4; amino-acid sequence: MDIYDKDIKKPKPALFCNIKFFVFCHGLLQLTQLLYSSYFKSTITTIERRYGLDSLSSGTISSLHEVGNTVLIAFVSYMGSRVHRPRFIGLGGLLMSISAMILALPHFLSQPYTFDSVLHVSRQDMCDVRVNATFAETCGQDDSRKLVDTSKFWVLMATAQLLFGIGSVPIQPFGISFIDDFAGAGNSPLYIAILFALSVFGPSFGFLLGSVVLRVYVDVDRSSTEDSLELTPIDPRWVGAWWMGLLITAGGLALTSIPYFFFPRSLHVEKSFELEGDVMKEDPKKSESSMLEFFKMFPKMFVRMLLNPLFMLLVLTQCCFSSVIAGLATFLNKFLERQYSSSASYSSLLIGALNLPAIAVGMVLGGLIMKRWVLSFRAIPRFSVVMLTISVFCCVPLFFMGCPTQDVAGVYPKTSNGTNGRLLLPCSANCSCPSSTFNPVCGGNNIEYISPCHAGCKNFTMDPKNTYRVQMFSNCQCIPDMGIAKPGPCANACPHYLLPVMILISLAGLIASLTHNPIYMMVLR